The following coding sequences are from one Leptolyngbya sp. NIES-3755 window:
- a CDS encoding bicarbonate transport bicarbonate-binding protein CmpA (ab initio prediction:Prodigal:2.6;~similar to AA sequence:cyanobase_aa:alr2877) produces MSQYSRRRFLFTATATGFGAVLLKSCVGNPPSSGGGNASAPASPGAVPAVNPGSGDAPEVTTARLGYLPIFEAAPFIVAVEKQMFAKYGMTDVQVLKQSSWGALRDNIVIGAGGGGIDGAQFQMPMPYAIADGRITDNRKVPMYVLLQTSTQGNGIAIANKHLGKNLHADLSKGGANYLKELAAKGTPFTAAYTFPGANQELWIRYWLGAGGINPDTDVKLIVVPPAQTVANMKTGTMDGFSTGDPWPFRILADNIGFMGALTAQMWKDHPEEYFGMRADWVDKHPKAAKAIMKGLMEAQQWCDKQENRKELAQILGGRQYFNLPVNVLEPPLAGRYNMGDGQPEINDTAMGPLYWKDSKGSVSYPYKSHDTWFLTENIRWGMIPAETNVKELVDKTNREDLWKEAAKEAGIADADIPKETTRGVETFFDGVKFDAANPTEYLKSLKVKKVNV; encoded by the coding sequence ATGAGTCAGTATTCTCGCCGCCGATTCTTATTTACCGCAACTGCAACCGGATTTGGTGCAGTCTTGCTCAAAAGCTGCGTCGGCAATCCTCCAAGCTCCGGTGGTGGCAATGCCTCTGCTCCCGCCTCCCCTGGTGCTGTACCTGCGGTAAATCCAGGTAGCGGTGATGCTCCAGAAGTCACGACTGCACGTCTTGGCTATCTGCCGATTTTTGAAGCTGCACCCTTTATCGTTGCTGTTGAAAAGCAAATGTTTGCTAAATACGGCATGACCGATGTGCAAGTTCTCAAGCAATCTTCTTGGGGTGCATTGCGCGATAACATCGTCATCGGTGCAGGTGGCGGTGGAATTGATGGCGCACAATTCCAAATGCCCATGCCTTACGCGATCGCAGACGGCAGAATCACCGATAACCGGAAAGTTCCGATGTACGTGCTGCTACAAACCTCGACGCAAGGAAACGGAATTGCGATCGCGAACAAGCACCTCGGCAAAAATCTTCATGCTGACCTTTCCAAAGGCGGCGCGAACTACCTGAAAGAGCTTGCCGCGAAAGGCACTCCATTCACCGCAGCCTATACCTTCCCTGGTGCAAACCAAGAGCTATGGATTCGCTACTGGTTGGGAGCAGGCGGAATAAATCCTGATACCGATGTCAAACTGATCGTCGTTCCTCCCGCTCAAACGGTAGCGAACATGAAGACCGGAACAATGGACGGATTCAGCACAGGCGACCCTTGGCCCTTCCGCATCTTGGCAGACAACATCGGCTTTATGGGCGCTCTAACCGCTCAAATGTGGAAAGACCACCCCGAAGAATACTTTGGCATGAGAGCCGATTGGGTAGACAAGCACCCGAAAGCTGCTAAAGCAATCATGAAGGGCTTAATGGAAGCACAACAATGGTGCGACAAGCAAGAAAACCGCAAAGAACTCGCTCAAATTTTGGGCGGACGGCAGTACTTTAACCTGCCTGTGAACGTTCTCGAACCGCCGCTTGCAGGTCGGTACAACATGGGCGACGGTCAGCCTGAAATTAACGACACTGCAATGGGTCCGCTCTATTGGAAGGACAGCAAAGGCAGCGTGTCTTATCCCTATAAGAGCCACGATACCTGGTTCCTGACCGAGAACATTCGTTGGGGAATGATTCCAGCAGAAACCAATGTCAAAGAATTGGTGGACAAAACCAACCGGGAAGATCTTTGGAAAGAAGCGGCAAAAGAAGCGGGAATCGCTGATGCAGACATTCCAAAAGAAACCACCCGTGGTGTTGAAACCTTCTTCGATGGCGTTAAGTTCGATGCTGCCAATCCGACCGAATATCTCAAGAGCCTGAAAGTGAAGAAAGTCAACGTCTAG
- a CDS encoding carbonic anhydrase (similar to AA sequence:cyanobase_aa:Aazo_4079), with protein sequence MSRINGFVGRRNLVKLMGLAGASAVVATACNQSPQAGQPQAQTQAPTAQPVVDPAEVQKVEKRPFADNMTPDQALELLLAGNKRFTEQKSVHPRQSFARLTETGADQFPFASFLSCADSRVPVEILFDQGVGDCFVVRVAGNIATPEGVGSLEFGSAVLGSRVILVMGHEGCGAVNAVLRQQKLPAESKIGSLVPYIQPGVEKAKGQQGNDLVNAIKDTTLVQVETLKKSPILAGLVKENKLKIVGAYYDLDTGRVEILKEKA encoded by the coding sequence ATGAGTCGCATTAATGGTTTTGTGGGTCGTCGTAACTTGGTCAAACTGATGGGATTAGCGGGAGCCAGTGCGGTGGTTGCAACTGCTTGTAACCAATCTCCGCAAGCTGGGCAACCTCAAGCTCAAACTCAAGCGCCTACTGCTCAACCTGTTGTCGATCCAGCAGAAGTGCAGAAAGTTGAGAAGCGCCCATTCGCGGACAACATGACACCGGATCAAGCGTTGGAACTGTTGCTGGCAGGCAATAAGCGCTTTACCGAACAGAAGTCAGTTCATCCGCGTCAAAGCTTTGCACGGTTAACGGAAACCGGAGCCGATCAGTTCCCATTTGCATCGTTCCTCAGTTGTGCAGACTCACGGGTTCCAGTTGAAATCTTGTTTGATCAAGGGGTCGGTGACTGTTTTGTTGTCCGGGTGGCTGGAAACATTGCAACTCCTGAAGGCGTTGGAAGCTTAGAATTTGGCTCAGCCGTTCTTGGCTCCAGAGTCATTTTGGTGATGGGTCATGAAGGGTGTGGAGCGGTGAATGCGGTTTTGAGACAACAGAAGCTCCCCGCAGAAAGTAAGATCGGATCGCTTGTGCCTTACATTCAGCCTGGAGTCGAAAAGGCGAAGGGTCAACAGGGGAATGATTTGGTCAATGCGATTAAGGATACGACGCTGGTGCAGGTTGAGACGTTGAAGAAGTCTCCGATTCTTGCAGGCTTGGTCAAGGAGAACAAGCTGAAGATCGTGGGCGCGTACTACGACCTGGATACCGGAAGAGTCGAAATTCTTAAAGAGAAAGCTTAG
- a CDS encoding pentapeptide repeat protein (similar to AA sequence:cyanobase_aa:LBDG_46900): protein MSVDPNLTSSHTTNGSAPDISPVPTRAEISRERTAAHQSPPQFGSSPNLSRSLILIVALVVVSIGLVLNQFWIILAGSIVTLLLSAQILYPTVKPIVIEILTEQDQGIVLGSIGAFVGAIGLLKLAGADRAAGELYNTLQWDAIGALGEVFGALGQILIAVLAVYIAWRQYIISIELTVQQNTITQQQTIDTYFQGISDLVLDEEGLLEDWPQERAIAEGRTAAILSSVDGAGKAKIIRFLSRAKLLSPLKRDSRLGRAILNGTGGYAEDRLHGIRVIDLGIMLAAADLSGTDLRWTDLSEANLIRANLTNCDLVKTNFSRTVLCGASLRGADLSGTRFFYGKAETATPRSRTEPPNFKTGAYTGAVVENADFTGAEDMTEDQRYYCCAWGGAKTRGTIPGGCEGIPNRLGR, encoded by the coding sequence ATGTCTGTCGATCCAAACTTGACTTCATCGCACACCACGAACGGTTCAGCGCCCGATATTTCCCCGGTTCCCACTCGTGCCGAAATCTCTAGAGAACGCACGGCTGCCCATCAATCTCCGCCCCAATTTGGATCTTCTCCAAATCTGTCTCGATCGCTAATTTTGATCGTGGCGTTGGTGGTGGTGTCGATCGGGTTAGTTCTCAATCAGTTTTGGATTATTTTGGCAGGGTCGATCGTGACGCTGCTTTTATCGGCTCAAATCCTCTACCCGACTGTGAAGCCGATCGTGATCGAAATTCTCACTGAACAAGATCAAGGGATTGTTTTGGGGTCGATCGGGGCGTTTGTGGGTGCGATCGGATTGCTGAAACTGGCGGGCGCAGATCGAGCAGCAGGAGAGTTGTACAATACTTTGCAATGGGACGCGATCGGTGCGCTGGGTGAAGTCTTTGGGGCGTTAGGGCAGATTTTAATTGCGGTTTTGGCGGTTTATATTGCGTGGCGGCAGTACATTATCTCGATCGAGCTGACCGTTCAGCAAAATACGATTACGCAGCAACAAACGATCGATACGTATTTCCAAGGTATTTCGGATCTCGTTTTGGATGAAGAGGGATTGCTGGAAGATTGGCCCCAAGAAAGAGCGATCGCAGAAGGACGAACGGCAGCAATTCTCAGCAGCGTCGATGGAGCAGGAAAAGCAAAAATCATTCGATTTCTGTCTCGTGCCAAGTTACTGTCTCCACTCAAACGAGATTCACGGTTAGGACGGGCGATTCTGAATGGAACGGGTGGATATGCTGAAGATCGCTTACATGGAATTCGCGTGATTGATTTAGGCATTATGTTAGCCGCAGCGGATCTTTCGGGAACCGATTTACGCTGGACAGATTTGAGTGAAGCCAATTTGATTCGGGCGAATTTAACGAATTGCGATTTAGTCAAAACGAATTTTTCTCGCACGGTTTTATGTGGTGCAAGTTTGCGGGGAGCCGATTTAAGTGGCACTCGATTCTTCTATGGCAAAGCGGAAACTGCTACTCCTCGAAGCCGTACTGAACCCCCGAATTTCAAAACAGGAGCATATACGGGTGCAGTGGTTGAGAATGCAGACTTCACAGGTGCGGAAGATATGACGGAAGATCAGCGCTATTATTGCTGCGCTTGGGGCGGTGCAAAAACTCGTGGGACAATTCCAGGCGGATGTGAAGGGATACCGAATAGATTGGGACGATGA
- a CDS encoding poly-gamma-glutamate biosynthesis protein (similar to AA sequence:cyanobase_aa:LBDG_46890) — MGYATESSPPSVEDRARSGDLEAIAYWLNVFLLPHNLFAQTEDAPQPGCIRVFVEFHPSPEVDATSPEFQQSLVRFICHHIWKLNSDAIEGVQVVAQYIGKPQLLWRKTVKVISPARRAKLAERSEPQPSPDVIKTRIRQVTRQKVQFRALRSLLLTGTTAAAFIFGCWLGYADSPTEQQTATAANSETVRSNTVTTALEPVQVETAGSSQDGTATLLFGGDVSLTHTYTDLVKDDKHWAFAALQETKLADVSIVNLEAPFTTSTDSTKSDPFKVDPAQVEVLKNGGIGLVNLANNRIMDYQGAGLEETLKTLDQAGIRHFGAGRDAKEARRPEILDVDGQRVAYLGYYGTADQAAGDSKPGTNLKQNDRIAADIQAIRSQVDWVIVNFHWGEDISKYPNDAQMALARFSIDQGADLVIGHHSNILQGAEVYKGRPIVYSLGNFIFGGKTESDYDTAMLRVALKDRQMRVELLPVEVQGFQPHVATGDRGKEILHQIESVSDVFQQPLKSPTVIDARSNTVTHSEESIVKPDSPIDQTTPSPDLQTEPESSPDSHTAPSPDLQTAPSSDPQTAPESSPDSQIAPSPEAPPEASPDASSDPHSTPDPAAQPTPDQPWNNNSFTNPTQSPAPMVPQTVSPSPQATDPSSDRQTDSSSDLSRSTPINSLEPVHRRYADRSSETTTANLHP, encoded by the coding sequence ATGGGTTACGCAACTGAATCTAGTCCGCCTTCAGTTGAGGACAGAGCGCGATCGGGTGATCTCGAAGCGATCGCGTATTGGCTGAATGTGTTTCTGCTTCCCCATAATCTGTTTGCTCAAACTGAAGATGCCCCCCAACCGGGCTGTATTCGTGTGTTTGTCGAGTTCCATCCGTCACCAGAAGTCGATGCTACTTCGCCCGAATTTCAACAGAGTCTAGTCCGCTTCATTTGTCATCACATCTGGAAATTAAATTCGGATGCGATCGAAGGGGTTCAAGTCGTGGCTCAATACATCGGCAAGCCGCAACTTCTCTGGCGCAAAACGGTGAAAGTGATTTCTCCCGCCCGTCGCGCAAAATTGGCAGAACGTTCAGAGCCGCAACCTTCACCGGATGTCATCAAGACCCGAATTCGGCAAGTCACGCGGCAGAAAGTTCAGTTTCGGGCATTACGATCGCTGCTATTAACCGGAACGACTGCGGCTGCGTTTATTTTCGGATGCTGGCTCGGTTATGCAGATTCCCCTACAGAGCAACAGACCGCGACTGCTGCAAATTCGGAAACGGTTCGATCAAATACGGTGACAACTGCATTAGAACCCGTTCAAGTCGAGACAGCGGGCAGTTCACAGGATGGAACAGCGACACTGTTATTTGGGGGCGATGTGTCGCTGACGCATACCTACACCGATCTGGTGAAAGATGATAAGCATTGGGCGTTTGCGGCACTTCAGGAGACTAAACTGGCGGATGTCTCGATCGTCAATCTTGAAGCGCCCTTTACAACTTCAACCGATTCGACTAAAAGCGATCCATTCAAAGTTGATCCCGCTCAGGTGGAAGTGCTCAAAAATGGCGGAATTGGGCTGGTGAATCTTGCCAATAATCGCATTATGGATTACCAGGGTGCAGGATTAGAGGAAACGCTCAAAACCCTGGATCAAGCCGGAATTCGGCACTTTGGAGCGGGACGAGATGCGAAAGAAGCACGTCGCCCAGAAATTCTTGATGTCGATGGGCAACGAGTGGCATATCTTGGCTACTACGGCACAGCAGATCAAGCCGCAGGAGATTCCAAGCCCGGAACCAATCTGAAACAAAACGATCGCATTGCCGCAGATATTCAAGCGATTCGGAGTCAAGTCGATTGGGTGATCGTCAACTTCCACTGGGGCGAAGATATTTCTAAGTATCCGAATGATGCTCAGATGGCGTTAGCACGATTCTCGATCGATCAAGGAGCCGATCTAGTCATCGGTCATCATTCCAATATTTTGCAAGGTGCAGAAGTTTACAAAGGTCGCCCGATCGTTTACTCGCTTGGCAACTTCATTTTCGGAGGTAAGACCGAGAGTGATTATGACACTGCAATGCTGCGAGTTGCTCTCAAAGATCGGCAAATGAGAGTTGAGTTGTTACCTGTCGAAGTGCAAGGATTTCAGCCGCATGTCGCGACAGGCGATCGTGGAAAAGAAATCTTGCATCAAATCGAATCTGTGTCCGATGTGTTCCAACAGCCGTTGAAGTCGCCCACTGTGATCGATGCTCGATCGAATACGGTGACTCACTCAGAAGAGTCGATCGTCAAACCAGATTCGCCGATCGATCAAACGACTCCATCCCCTGATTTGCAGACAGAACCAGAATCGTCCCCTGATTCCCACACGGCTCCATCTCCTGATTTGCAAACAGCCCCGTCTTCTGACCCCCAGACGGCTCCAGAATCATCTCCCGATTCGCAGATTGCTCCATCCCCAGAAGCCCCGCCTGAGGCGAGTCCGGATGCTTCGAGCGATCCTCACTCAACGCCCGATCCCGCTGCTCAACCCACCCCAGATCAACCGTGGAATAACAATTCATTTACCAATCCAACGCAATCTCCGGCTCCGATGGTTCCGCAAACTGTGTCACCCAGTCCGCAAGCAACCGATCCATCGAGCGATCGACAGACTGATTCCAGCAGCGATCTCAGTCGTTCCACACCGATCAACAGTCTCGAACCTGTGCATCGTCGGTATGCAGACCGTTCTTCTGAGACGACGACTGCTAATCTCCATCCTTAA
- a CDS encoding aldose 1-epimerase (similar to AA sequence:cyanobase_aa:LBDG_46880): protein MFSIERRRLQFDTYVLADRASNSKLEIVPDRGGIITSWQVQGRELLYMDTARFADPTLSVRGGIPILFPICGNLPNNTYTYKDQPYTLKQHGFARDLPWEVVGQKTDGELSFTIALSSNAQTLEKYPFQFRLEFTYTLKGQTLEIDQKITNLSDEAMPFSIGFHPYFLALEKHQLRFEIPATEALDQRTQDRYPFFNTFDFAQDEIDWAFLEVSRQVSNVTDLSRHTRITLTAANEFPILVFWTVKGKDFYCLEPWSAPRNALNTGDRILSIEPGTTLNTTVSLSVEFS from the coding sequence GTGTTTTCTATTGAACGTCGTCGCCTCCAATTTGATACTTACGTGCTTGCCGATCGAGCTTCTAATTCTAAGCTCGAAATCGTTCCCGATCGCGGCGGCATTATTACCAGTTGGCAAGTTCAGGGGCGCGAACTCCTTTATATGGATACCGCTCGATTCGCTGATCCCACTCTTTCTGTAAGAGGTGGTATTCCAATTCTGTTTCCAATCTGCGGAAATCTACCGAATAATACATATACGTATAAGGATCAGCCTTACACCCTGAAACAGCACGGGTTCGCACGGGATCTCCCTTGGGAAGTCGTGGGACAGAAAACCGATGGAGAATTGAGTTTTACGATCGCGCTTTCCAGTAATGCCCAAACCCTCGAAAAGTATCCGTTTCAGTTCCGATTGGAATTTACGTACACTTTGAAGGGTCAGACTTTAGAAATCGATCAAAAAATCACGAACCTTTCTGATGAAGCAATGCCGTTCTCGATCGGGTTTCATCCGTACTTTCTGGCATTAGAAAAGCACCAACTTCGATTTGAAATTCCCGCAACCGAAGCACTTGATCAACGCACTCAAGACCGTTATCCGTTTTTCAACACGTTCGATTTTGCTCAAGATGAAATCGATTGGGCATTTCTAGAAGTCAGCCGCCAAGTCTCGAATGTCACGGATTTGAGCCGCCATACTCGAATTACGCTAACTGCCGCGAATGAATTCCCGATCCTTGTATTCTGGACGGTGAAAGGGAAGGATTTCTACTGTCTCGAACCTTGGAGTGCGCCTCGGAATGCTTTGAATACGGGAGATCGAATCTTGTCGATCGAGCCTGGAACGACGCTGAATACAACAGTGAGTTTGTCGGTGGAATTCTCATGA
- a CDS encoding hypothetical protein (hypothetical protein Mfla_1203;~similar to AA sequence:cyanobase_aa:LBDG_46870) has product MNKPLSLSLLASVIASGAIVAIQPAAHAASFSFDAQDVLDGGCTPNSRTFNNVKQFYGGSSCTVNDFFTLTASTSRNGANPALTVKELTKVVKKNTEVFALGIGVDSSNPQNGEATGSQGEIDFDELLHVGFKKLGVVSKLDLNLLYRPGVYADEVFEVALATADGGTKQGTLTVTGQSSAVWSLGGTVINLSPSSQGSGGAYQILNPFGDLKVTGFSLTAVRQFAKDKNGNLLKDKKGNPYYPQSYKNSDFTLSSVEVTKVPEPATLLGLGVVGLAAFTRRRTVKAE; this is encoded by the coding sequence ATGAATAAGCCTCTCTCTCTTTCTCTACTCGCCAGTGTGATTGCAAGTGGCGCGATCGTTGCCATTCAACCCGCTGCCCACGCTGCTTCTTTCTCTTTCGATGCTCAAGATGTCCTGGATGGCGGCTGCACCCCGAACTCACGGACATTCAATAACGTGAAACAGTTCTACGGTGGCTCATCCTGCACTGTGAACGACTTCTTCACGCTGACCGCATCGACCAGCCGTAATGGTGCGAATCCTGCCCTCACGGTCAAAGAATTGACCAAAGTGGTTAAGAAAAACACTGAAGTATTCGCGCTGGGGATTGGTGTCGACAGCAGCAATCCTCAAAACGGTGAAGCGACTGGATCACAGGGTGAAATCGATTTCGATGAATTGCTCCACGTGGGCTTCAAAAAGTTGGGAGTCGTCAGCAAGCTAGACCTGAATTTGCTCTATCGTCCGGGCGTGTACGCAGATGAAGTGTTTGAAGTGGCACTGGCGACCGCAGATGGCGGAACCAAGCAAGGAACACTCACCGTCACGGGTCAATCCTCTGCGGTTTGGAGCTTAGGCGGTACAGTCATCAATCTATCGCCTTCCTCGCAAGGGAGCGGTGGAGCTTATCAAATCCTCAATCCGTTTGGCGATTTGAAGGTGACAGGATTCAGCTTGACCGCAGTTCGACAGTTTGCCAAAGACAAGAATGGCAATCTTCTAAAAGATAAAAAGGGCAATCCGTATTACCCTCAATCCTACAAAAATTCTGATTTCACGCTGTCGAGCGTCGAAGTGACCAAAGTTCCTGAACCTGCAACTTTACTGGGGCTTGGTGTTGTGGGTCTTGCAGCCTTCACCCGTCGTCGGACCGTAAAAGCAGAATAA
- a CDS encoding phycocyanin alpha phycocyanobilin lyase related protein (similar to AA sequence:cyanobase_aa:LBDG_46860), with protein MNTPDSIRDLLQSQDFGDRLRGINQLRDIDPAIAFELIQTPVTDSNVRVRYAAVSQLASLGSQDRSAALSLLKVALADIEPDVQAAAADSVGALQLTEAYDELEALYRRTPEWLVSFSVIAALGELGDPRSFDLLREALNSDSDLVKTAAIGSLGELGDPRAVEILSPYATDPDWQVRDRVVQALGRLNTPEARATIETLAHDETEQVAKHAQQILAA; from the coding sequence ATGAATACACCGGATTCGATTCGAGACTTATTACAATCCCAAGATTTTGGCGATCGCTTACGTGGGATTAATCAATTACGTGACATTGATCCTGCGATCGCGTTTGAACTGATTCAAACTCCCGTGACAGATAGTAATGTTCGGGTGCGATATGCTGCCGTCAGTCAACTCGCTTCTCTGGGGAGCCAAGATCGCTCTGCGGCTCTGTCTTTGTTAAAAGTAGCGCTGGCAGATATTGAACCCGATGTGCAAGCAGCGGCGGCGGATTCCGTTGGAGCACTGCAACTTACAGAAGCTTATGACGAGCTTGAAGCGCTTTATCGGAGAACTCCGGAGTGGCTGGTGAGCTTCAGTGTGATCGCGGCACTGGGAGAATTGGGCGATCCTCGATCGTTTGATTTATTAAGAGAAGCCTTAAATTCAGATAGCGACTTGGTGAAAACCGCAGCGATCGGATCACTCGGAGAATTAGGCGATCCTCGTGCAGTAGAAATACTGTCTCCGTATGCGACTGATCCGGATTGGCAAGTCCGCGATCGAGTGGTGCAAGCCCTGGGACGATTGAATACTCCGGAGGCAAGAGCCACGATCGAAACCCTCGCCCACGATGAAACAGAACAGGTTGCAAAACACGCTCAACAAATCCTCGCTGCGTAA
- a CDS encoding signal transduction protein (similar to AA sequence:cyanobase_aa:LBDG_46850) has protein sequence MAKTVADAMSQNPITVHPETPINDVIKILADRHISGLPVLDANQHLVGIISETDLMWRETDVTPPAYIMLLDSVIYLENPGRYEKELHKALGQTVGEVMSPAPVTTTPDTPLSKAAKVMHDRKVHRLPVLDPAGQVVGILTRGDIIRTMAADQA, from the coding sequence ATGGCAAAAACTGTTGCAGACGCGATGAGCCAAAATCCGATCACGGTTCATCCTGAAACTCCGATTAACGATGTCATCAAAATTCTGGCTGACCGTCACATCAGCGGTTTACCCGTTCTTGATGCGAATCAACACTTAGTCGGCATTATTTCCGAAACCGATCTCATGTGGCGCGAAACCGATGTCACCCCTCCCGCCTATATCATGCTGCTCGATAGTGTCATCTATCTGGAAAATCCAGGACGCTACGAGAAAGAACTCCATAAAGCGCTAGGGCAAACGGTCGGGGAAGTAATGAGTCCCGCCCCTGTGACAACCACTCCAGATACGCCTCTTTCCAAAGCTGCCAAAGTGATGCACGATCGCAAAGTTCATCGCTTGCCTGTCTTAGATCCTGCTGGTCAAGTCGTCGGGATTCTCACCCGTGGCGACATTATCCGCACAATGGCAGCCGATCAAGCTTGA
- a CDS encoding putative potassium channel protein (similar to AA sequence:cyanobase_aa:LBDG_36310): MQSSLRRILTGVVFFLITVFLATLGYIVAGWAPLDAFYMVVITVFGVGFGEVRPVNTPELKVFTMLVIISGTSSAVYAVGGFVQMVTEGEIKQILQRKRMSETIKALEDHVIICGFGRMGQILAKKLTDAQVTFVVIDNDVDRIEQAESQGYLVRTGNATDDAVLYKAGIDSAKALATVLPDDAANVFITLTARELNPKLMILSRGELPSTEKKLRLAGADQVVLPASISALRMAHMITHPATLDFFSKGDDRNTLNELLGQMDIQVDELAITQKSGMIGATIGDIEVRGKGTLIIVALRRADGTVMTHPGQMTVLGEGDAVIVMGHRQDIPAIMRSLVVRKRMRYRGSSRIWN; encoded by the coding sequence ATGCAATCTTCACTCAGGCGAATTCTTACTGGAGTCGTCTTCTTTCTAATTACCGTTTTCCTGGCAACATTAGGCTATATTGTCGCGGGTTGGGCACCACTCGATGCGTTTTACATGGTGGTGATTACAGTGTTCGGGGTGGGGTTTGGAGAAGTTCGCCCTGTGAATACGCCGGAACTGAAAGTTTTTACAATGCTCGTGATCATCAGCGGGACATCGTCTGCGGTCTATGCTGTGGGCGGATTTGTGCAGATGGTGACTGAAGGCGAAATCAAGCAGATTTTACAAAGAAAACGTATGTCTGAAACGATCAAGGCGCTCGAAGATCATGTGATTATCTGTGGATTTGGACGAATGGGACAGATTTTGGCAAAGAAACTGACCGATGCTCAAGTCACATTTGTGGTGATTGATAATGATGTCGATCGCATTGAGCAAGCCGAATCTCAAGGCTATCTGGTGCGGACGGGAAATGCGACCGATGATGCAGTGCTGTACAAGGCGGGAATTGATAGCGCGAAAGCTTTAGCGACAGTGCTTCCAGATGATGCGGCGAATGTATTTATCACGTTAACGGCTCGCGAATTGAATCCGAAGCTGATGATTCTCTCGCGGGGGGAACTGCCTTCGACTGAGAAAAAACTTCGACTCGCAGGCGCGGATCAAGTGGTGTTACCTGCCTCGATCAGTGCTTTGCGAATGGCGCACATGATTACGCATCCAGCGACCTTGGATTTCTTTAGCAAGGGTGACGATCGCAATACGCTGAATGAATTGCTTGGACAGATGGATATCCAGGTTGATGAGCTTGCGATTACCCAGAAGTCGGGCATGATCGGAGCCACGATCGGAGATATTGAAGTTCGAGGAAAAGGGACGCTGATTATCGTGGCGCTGCGACGGGCAGATGGAACGGTGATGACGCATCCGGGACAAATGACCGTGTTGGGAGAAGGCGACGCGGTGATTGTGATGGGGCATCGGCAGGATATTCCAGCAATTATGCGAAGTTTAGTGGTGCGGAAGAGAATGCGATATCGCGGATCGTCTCGGATTTGGAATTAA
- a CDS encoding family 2 glycosyl transferase (similar to AA sequence:cyanobase_aa:Aazo_4906) encodes MRCPRLSDLPAPPPGKIGFPWTEECEPIPDTLPNGQAWDKISIVTPSYQQGEFIEETIRSILLQGHPNLEYIIIDGGSTDGTVEMIRKYEPFLTDWVSERDRGQSHAINKGWERATGEILHFLNSDDLLLPGALGTIAQVFSENPAIQVVSGVCPVKDVELKEELRTKRPRAFDLAYFLLDREGIGQPATFIRREVYEKTGGMDERLHYTLDREYWMRVCLRCPGVQVAQLNQPLAIFRWQSDCKSAQSEASYCEREQLLDIYFSEFELPDDLRSLKREAYLTFYSTATDLCQRTQAKRKAIEYFFKAMYWNPRLIRSTPRFLLKLLK; translated from the coding sequence ATGCGTTGTCCCCGTTTGTCAGATTTGCCCGCACCCCCTCCAGGCAAAATAGGATTTCCTTGGACAGAAGAGTGCGAACCGATTCCAGACACGCTTCCGAATGGTCAAGCTTGGGACAAAATTAGTATCGTGACACCGTCTTATCAGCAGGGCGAATTTATCGAAGAAACGATTCGATCGATATTACTGCAAGGCCATCCGAATCTGGAGTACATCATCATTGATGGCGGTAGCACAGATGGAACGGTTGAGATGATTCGGAAATATGAGCCGTTTTTAACTGATTGGGTCAGTGAACGCGATCGAGGACAGTCTCACGCGATTAATAAAGGCTGGGAACGGGCAACTGGGGAGATCTTGCACTTTCTCAATTCGGATGATCTCTTGCTGCCTGGAGCATTAGGAACGATCGCTCAGGTATTTTCTGAGAATCCAGCAATTCAAGTCGTTTCAGGGGTTTGTCCGGTGAAAGATGTGGAGCTAAAAGAAGAACTGCGGACAAAGCGACCGAGAGCCTTTGATTTGGCGTATTTTTTGCTCGATCGAGAAGGCATCGGACAGCCTGCAACGTTTATCCGACGAGAAGTTTACGAAAAAACAGGCGGCATGGATGAACGCTTGCATTACACGCTCGATCGCGAATATTGGATGCGGGTGTGTTTGCGCTGTCCAGGCGTTCAGGTTGCACAATTAAATCAGCCTTTAGCAATTTTTCGGTGGCAATCGGACTGCAAGTCGGCTCAAAGTGAAGCATCGTACTGCGAACGCGAACAATTGCTAGATATCTATTTTTCGGAATTCGAGTTACCAGATGATTTACGATCGCTAAAACGAGAAGCTTACCTAACGTTCTATTCAACTGCGACGGACTTGTGCCAGCGAACTCAGGCAAAACGCAAAGCGATCGAATACTTCTTCAAAGCGATGTACTGGAATCCTCGTTTAATTCGATCGACTCCCAGATTTTTGCTCAAGTTGTTGAAGTAA